In Silene latifolia isolate original U9 population chromosome X, ASM4854445v1, whole genome shotgun sequence, the following proteins share a genomic window:
- the LOC141617334 gene encoding uncharacterized protein LOC141617334, whose translation MSRWTLMLAEFDLKYVPLKAVKGRDVADFLADNPIEEDSVTNMWSFPDENMVHVEDQVWDLYFDRASSSMVYGVGILLTSPKGEHVPVSIKLDFLATNNAAEYEACLLGLRSAISLNIKKLLAKIEELEKYFEEIHYVHLPREENQFADALSKLAALVNIPDHIDSMPLFIERRSSPSYINEINGTEEDEIKPWYTSILKFKDTGEYPDNLDARGK comes from the exons ATGTCGAGATGGACTCTCATGCTAGCTGAATTCGATCTTAAGTACGTACCCTTGAAAGCAGTGAAAGGAAGGGATGTCGCCGACTTCCTCGCAGACAATCCAATAGAGGAAGACAGTGTTACGAACATGTGGTCTTTCCCAGATGAAAACATGGTTCATGTCGAAGATCAAGTATGGGATCTTTATTTCGATAGAGCATCGAGTAGCATGGTATATGGGGTCGGAATCCTCCTCACTTCACCAAAGGGAGAACATGTACCTGTATCCATCAAATTAGATTTCCTCGCCACCAACAATGCTGCTGagtatgaagcatgcctactggGTTTGCGCAGTGCTATCAGTCTAAATATAAAGAAGTTACTG GCAAAGATAGAGGAATTGGAAAAGTATTTCGAGGAAATACACTATGTCCATTTACccagagaagagaatcaattcgcCGACGCTCTGTCTAAGTTGGCAGCCTTGGTTAACATCCCAGATCATATAGACAGCATGCCACTATTTATCGAACGAAGATCGTCACCATCATACATAAATGAGATTAATGGCACTGAGGAAGATGAGATCAAACCCTGGTACACATCAATCTTGAAATTCAAAGACACAGGAGAATACCCTGACAACCTCGATGCTCGGGGAAAGTGA